A portion of the Candidatus Eisenbacteria bacterium genome contains these proteins:
- the bamA gene encoding outer membrane protein assembly factor BamA: MLGNTLRFTGRALLTAAALLVLMVARPGNAVAQEEAGGGPLIGRVSVEGNAHTDSSRILRTFEVLPGQRFAQDAIRRGVRKLVALGLFSDVKVRQRDHDGVVDLIIEVVERPRIGSIRYAGNKKREDVDLEKKTFLKVGETYSPVQASLQVDSLVKYYKDEGFARARVTPKLDTLQATNEVNVTFEVDEGVKVRVQRITFVGRSAFPEKRLRKAMKTKQHWFLGGGGIKDDTFSEDREALERFYHDHGYRDMKAVAFDLEPGPDARDFTLRVTVDEGRPYVFGNVEWSGNKVVPTTTLAKLWTGRSGSPYDRGRVEKTTAAAYGEYAEYGYLYLNVDPRETVRDSVVDVEFVVSEGAPSHIRLISITGNKATREHVVRRELSIHEGDLFRRSALVRSQGDIMRLGLFEEVLPDFTPAESTDVDLVFKVKEKQVGTASAGAGYTSQTGLTGFLELGHNNVLGNGQQLALHVERGGKREDYSLSFTEPWFHDAPTLLGFSAYSTTALLDEYDLRRRGGSARIGRPLPWPDYSRGSVSYTLENVRITNVRDSLLLTGVKVGVDQLTSSLELNFLRNSTDNPFYPTRGTRLTANEDFTGGPLLGDLHYHSHRYEGRIYTRSLVRGVTTMARVRIGLMGQYPWKHEAVPDYARFRLGGGNTLDPLRGYLDYQVVPEGNVTKIWSRFTRAGKTSGGADTSFADSSLVTRRYPGGLYMGLVTVEQQFPIVHPLHGVLFFDAGNVWNRPRDIRPFDLKAGAGIGFRMEIPILGNVGFDYGYGFNRDDGPRWQGHFLMGNMGF, translated from the coding sequence GAAGCTGGTGGCGCTCGGACTGTTCAGCGACGTCAAGGTGCGCCAGCGCGACCACGACGGCGTGGTGGACCTGATCATTGAAGTGGTCGAACGGCCGCGCATCGGCTCGATCCGCTACGCGGGCAACAAGAAGCGCGAGGACGTGGATCTCGAGAAGAAGACGTTCCTCAAGGTCGGCGAGACGTATTCGCCCGTGCAGGCGAGCCTGCAGGTGGACTCGCTCGTCAAGTACTACAAGGACGAGGGCTTCGCCCGCGCCCGCGTGACCCCGAAGCTCGACACCCTGCAGGCGACGAACGAGGTGAACGTCACCTTCGAGGTGGACGAGGGCGTCAAGGTGCGCGTCCAGCGCATCACGTTCGTCGGCCGCAGCGCGTTTCCCGAGAAGCGCCTGCGCAAGGCGATGAAGACGAAGCAGCACTGGTTCCTGGGCGGCGGCGGCATCAAGGACGACACCTTTTCGGAGGACCGCGAGGCGCTCGAGCGCTTCTATCACGACCACGGCTACCGGGACATGAAGGCGGTCGCGTTCGATCTCGAGCCCGGCCCCGACGCGCGGGACTTCACGCTGCGCGTGACGGTGGACGAGGGGCGCCCGTACGTGTTCGGGAACGTGGAGTGGTCGGGCAACAAGGTGGTGCCGACGACGACGCTGGCGAAGCTGTGGACCGGCCGTTCCGGGTCGCCCTACGACCGCGGCCGCGTCGAGAAGACGACGGCCGCCGCCTACGGCGAGTACGCCGAGTACGGCTACCTCTACCTGAACGTGGACCCGCGCGAGACGGTTCGGGACTCGGTCGTGGACGTGGAGTTCGTCGTTTCGGAGGGCGCCCCCTCGCACATCCGCCTCATCAGCATCACCGGCAACAAGGCGACGCGCGAGCACGTCGTGCGGCGCGAGCTGTCCATTCACGAGGGCGACCTGTTCCGGCGCTCCGCGCTGGTGCGCAGCCAGGGCGACATCATGCGGCTCGGCCTGTTCGAGGAAGTGCTGCCCGACTTCACGCCCGCCGAGAGCACCGACGTGGACCTGGTCTTCAAGGTCAAGGAGAAGCAGGTCGGCACCGCCTCGGCCGGCGCCGGTTACACGAGCCAGACCGGGCTGACCGGATTCCTCGAGCTCGGCCACAACAACGTGCTGGGCAACGGGCAGCAGCTCGCCCTGCACGTCGAACGCGGCGGCAAGCGCGAGGACTACTCGCTGAGCTTCACGGAACCCTGGTTCCACGACGCTCCGACGCTGCTCGGCTTCTCGGCCTACAGCACGACCGCGCTGCTCGACGAGTACGACCTCCGCCGCCGCGGCGGTTCCGCGCGCATCGGCCGCCCGCTGCCGTGGCCCGACTACTCGCGCGGTTCGGTGAGCTACACGCTCGAGAACGTGCGCATCACCAACGTGCGCGATTCATTGCTGCTGACGGGCGTCAAGGTCGGCGTGGACCAGCTCACCAGTTCCCTGGAGCTCAACTTCCTGCGCAACAGCACGGACAACCCGTTCTACCCGACGCGCGGCACGCGCCTGACGGCGAACGAGGACTTCACCGGCGGTCCCCTGCTCGGCGACCTGCACTACCACAGCCACCGCTACGAGGGCCGCATCTACACGCGTTCGCTCGTCAGGGGCGTGACGACCATGGCGCGCGTGCGCATCGGCCTCATGGGCCAGTACCCGTGGAAGCACGAGGCGGTGCCCGACTACGCGCGCTTCCGCCTCGGCGGCGGAAACACGCTCGATCCGCTGCGCGGCTACCTCGATTATCAGGTCGTGCCCGAGGGCAACGTGACGAAGATCTGGAGCCGCTTCACGCGCGCCGGCAAGACGAGCGGCGGCGCCGACACCTCGTTCGCGGATTCCTCGCTGGTGACCCGGCGCTACCCGGGCGGCCTGTACATGGGCCTGGTCACGGTCGAACAGCAGTTCCCGATTGTGCATCCGTTGCACGGTGTGCTTTTCTTCGATGCCGGCAACGTCTGGAACCGGCCGCGCGACATTCGGCCGTTCGACCTCAAGGCCGGCGCCGGCATCGGCTTCCGCATGGAGATCCCGATCCTCGGCAACGTCGGCTTCGACTACGGCTACGGTTTCAACCGCGACGACGGGCCCCGTTGGCAGGGGCACTTCCTGATGGGCAACATGGGGTTCTGA
- a CDS encoding OmpH family outer membrane protein, which translates to MRLARRASRIGAVALAAVLYGAAAQAADLRVGYIDSSRIFVEFKEAQEAQQRFDRLVTGWRDEALEKEKAVQQMRDEVRDQSPILSAMRRQEKEAALQRAISEYDAFIQDVWGPSGRASTENERATGEIVQRIRVAVEKVASEKGLELVLDAASGYLVYADKNLDLTTEVLTELAASSTSGAK; encoded by the coding sequence ATGCGACTCGCGAGACGGGCATCCCGGATCGGCGCGGTGGCGCTCGCGGCGGTCCTCTACGGCGCCGCCGCCCAGGCGGCCGACCTGCGCGTGGGCTACATCGACTCGTCGCGCATCTTCGTCGAGTTCAAGGAGGCGCAGGAGGCCCAGCAGCGCTTCGACCGGCTCGTGACGGGCTGGCGCGACGAGGCGCTCGAGAAGGAGAAGGCCGTTCAACAGATGCGCGACGAAGTCCGCGACCAGTCGCCCATCCTGTCGGCCATGCGCCGTCAGGAAAAGGAGGCGGCGCTGCAGCGCGCGATCAGCGAGTACGACGCGTTCATCCAGGACGTCTGGGGGCCTTCCGGCCGGGCCTCGACCGAAAACGAACGCGCGACCGGCGAAATCGTGCAGCGTATCCGCGTGGCGGTCGAGAAAGTCGCGAGCGAGAAGGGCCTCGAACTGGTGCTGGACGCCGCCAGCGGCTACCTGGTCTACGCCGACAAGAACCTCGACCTGACGACCGAGGTCCTCACCGAACTCGCCGCGAGCTCCACCAGCGGCGCCAAATAG
- the lpxD gene encoding UDP-3-O-(3-hydroxymyristoyl)glucosamine N-acyltransferase, whose product MSVRTLAELAAELGGEVVGDGSIEIRGVAGIREAKSGDLTFIANARYDAYLSQTHASAVLCSREPREARVPLLQVDNPYLAFQKAVRLFRPELYQPLPGVHPSAVVSPAASIGANASIGAHCVLEAGAHVGANSVLMPGCYVGVQATIGENTLLYPRVVVREECVIGDRCILHPGVVIGADGFGFAFDAGRYHKVPQVGNVVVGDDVEIGANTTIDRATTDATRIGDGTKIDNLVQIGHNVVTGRHCIIVAQVGISGSTILEDHVTIGGQAGLVGHVRIGSGSMIGAQSGVTKSVPAGEKVSGYPAMALNAWKRVTAYLMRLPQLFERAKALEERVGKLEQEKEKEREAVR is encoded by the coding sequence GTGAGCGTTCGCACGCTGGCCGAACTTGCCGCCGAGCTCGGCGGCGAAGTGGTCGGGGATGGCTCGATCGAAATCCGCGGCGTCGCGGGAATCCGCGAGGCGAAGAGCGGCGACCTGACGTTCATCGCGAACGCGCGCTACGACGCCTACCTGTCGCAGACGCACGCATCGGCCGTGCTCTGCTCGCGCGAACCGCGCGAGGCGCGGGTGCCGCTGCTGCAGGTGGACAATCCCTACCTGGCGTTCCAGAAGGCCGTTCGGCTCTTCCGGCCGGAACTCTACCAGCCCCTGCCGGGCGTGCACCCGAGCGCGGTGGTTTCGCCGGCGGCCTCGATCGGCGCGAACGCCTCGATCGGCGCCCACTGCGTCCTCGAGGCGGGGGCGCACGTCGGCGCGAACTCGGTCCTGATGCCCGGCTGCTACGTGGGCGTGCAGGCGACCATCGGCGAGAACACCCTGCTCTATCCGCGGGTCGTGGTGCGCGAGGAGTGCGTGATCGGCGACCGCTGCATCCTGCACCCGGGGGTGGTCATCGGCGCCGACGGGTTCGGCTTCGCCTTCGACGCCGGCCGCTATCACAAGGTGCCGCAGGTCGGGAACGTGGTGGTCGGCGACGACGTCGAGATCGGCGCGAACACGACCATTGACCGCGCGACCACGGACGCGACCCGGATCGGCGACGGCACGAAGATCGACAACCTCGTCCAGATCGGGCACAACGTCGTCACCGGCCGCCACTGCATCATCGTCGCCCAGGTCGGCATCTCCGGCAGCACGATCCTCGAGGACCACGTCACCATCGGCGGCCAGGCCGGACTGGTGGGCCACGTGCGCATCGGCAGCGGCTCGATGATCGGCGCCCAGAGCGGGGTCACGAAGTCGGTTCCCGCGGGCGAGAAGGTGTCCGGCTACCCGGCCATGGCGCTGAACGCGTGGAAGCGCGTGACGGCCTATCTCATGCGCCTGCCGCAGCTGTTCGAGCGCGCCAAGGCCCTCGAGGAGCGCGTGGGCAAGCTCGAGCAGGAAAAGGAAAAGGAGAGGGAGGCCGTCCGTTGA
- a CDS encoding bifunctional UDP-3-O-[3-hydroxymyristoyl] N-acetylglucosamine deacetylase/3-hydroxyacyl-ACP dehydratase: MKGRNQRTIGRETSIEGVGLHTGEKGTMTFKPAPVGHGVRFARVDLEGAPEVRVRPENAHFDPGAGRRTILQQDGVQIHTMEHVLSAVAGLGLDNLRIEVSSMEVPEGHDGSALPIARALLAAGIVEQDKPTRHIKVTKPVTWSEHRVELSAVPYSGFRITFTIEYDHPLIGTQTISLDITPEVFLEQIAPARTFVLERDLEVLRQSGWIKGGRIESAIVVGADRVLNEEPLRFPDEFVRHKVLDLLGDLFILGGPLLGHVTARRSGHHGHVEFVKVLKETLPLPGRRAGGPPEEWDTTAIMDLMPHRYPFLLVDRITSIEEGQSIEGLKNVTINEPFFQGHFPGQPTMPGVLILEAMAQVGGMLMLNSVEDPANKLMYFMGIDGARFRRPVVPGDQLRFRLTLLNVKRRTMKMRGEAFVDGQLVAEAELLATVVDKRP; the protein is encoded by the coding sequence TTGAAGGGACGCAACCAGCGCACGATCGGCCGCGAAACCTCGATCGAGGGGGTCGGCCTGCACACCGGCGAGAAGGGCACGATGACGTTCAAGCCGGCGCCGGTCGGCCACGGCGTGCGCTTCGCGCGCGTGGACCTCGAGGGCGCGCCCGAGGTCCGCGTGCGGCCCGAGAACGCGCACTTCGATCCGGGCGCGGGCCGGCGCACGATCCTCCAGCAGGACGGGGTGCAGATCCACACCATGGAGCACGTGCTTTCGGCGGTCGCGGGCCTGGGGCTCGACAATCTCCGGATCGAGGTCAGCAGCATGGAGGTGCCGGAGGGCCACGACGGCAGCGCGTTGCCCATCGCGCGCGCGCTGCTGGCCGCCGGAATCGTCGAGCAGGACAAGCCGACGCGGCACATCAAGGTGACCAAGCCGGTCACCTGGTCCGAGCACCGCGTGGAACTGAGCGCCGTGCCCTACAGCGGCTTCCGCATCACGTTCACGATCGAGTACGACCACCCGCTGATCGGCACGCAGACGATCTCGCTCGACATCACGCCCGAGGTGTTTCTCGAGCAGATCGCGCCGGCACGCACGTTCGTGCTCGAGCGCGACCTCGAGGTGCTGCGCCAGTCGGGCTGGATCAAGGGCGGGCGCATCGAGAGCGCGATCGTGGTCGGCGCCGACCGGGTGCTGAACGAGGAGCCGCTGCGCTTCCCGGACGAATTCGTGCGCCACAAGGTGCTCGACCTGCTCGGCGACCTGTTCATCCTCGGCGGCCCGTTGCTCGGGCACGTGACCGCCCGGCGCTCGGGGCACCACGGGCACGTCGAATTCGTCAAGGTGCTCAAGGAGACGCTGCCGCTGCCCGGACGACGCGCCGGCGGCCCGCCGGAGGAATGGGACACGACCGCGATCATGGACCTCATGCCGCACCGATACCCGTTCCTGCTGGTGGACCGCATCACGTCCATCGAGGAGGGGCAGAGCATCGAGGGCCTGAAGAACGTCACGATCAACGAGCCGTTCTTCCAGGGGCACTTTCCCGGCCAGCCGACGATGCCGGGCGTGCTGATCCTCGAGGCGATGGCGCAGGTCGGCGGCATGCTGATGCTGAACTCGGTGGAGGATCCCGCGAACAAGCTCATGTACTTCATGGGCATCGACGGCGCGCGTTTCCGCCGCCCGGTGGTGCCCGGTGACCAGCTGCGCTTCCGGCTCACGCTGCTCAACGTCAAGCGGCGGACGATGAAGATGCGCGGCGAGGCGTTTGTGGACGGCCAGCTCGTGGCCGAGGCGGAGCTTCTCGCCACGGTCGTGGACAAGCGGCCGTGA
- the lpxA gene encoding acyl-ACP--UDP-N-acetylglucosamine O-acyltransferase, which translates to MSAGGAGIHPAAFVDPRAKLGRNVSIGPGAIVGPDVTLGDGTRVDSHALVTGWTTIGRDCHLHHGAVAGSPPQDLKYLGEPSFLVIGDRTVMREYATANLATEPGFTTRIGSDCLLMAYSHVAHNCQIGDRVVIANAVQMAGYVVVDDWAIVGGGTVVHQFTRIGRHSMIGGGSRIPQDVAPFVKAAGSPPRNAGINSIGLERRGVPAPTRAALEGAYRVFFRDGLTAARAVGEIRARWPGIPEVEHFARFCETSVRGISR; encoded by the coding sequence GTGAGCGCGGGCGGCGCGGGGATCCATCCGGCCGCGTTCGTGGACCCGAGAGCGAAGCTCGGCCGGAACGTCTCGATCGGCCCGGGCGCAATCGTCGGCCCCGACGTCACCCTCGGTGACGGCACGCGCGTGGACTCGCACGCGCTCGTCACCGGCTGGACGACGATCGGCCGCGACTGTCACCTGCATCACGGCGCGGTGGCGGGCTCGCCGCCACAGGACCTCAAGTACCTCGGCGAGCCGTCCTTCCTGGTGATCGGCGACCGCACGGTGATGCGCGAGTACGCGACCGCCAACCTCGCCACCGAACCGGGTTTCACGACCCGGATCGGCAGCGACTGCCTCCTCATGGCGTACTCGCATGTCGCGCACAACTGCCAGATCGGCGACCGGGTCGTGATCGCCAACGCGGTGCAGATGGCCGGCTACGTCGTCGTGGACGACTGGGCGATCGTCGGCGGCGGCACCGTCGTCCACCAGTTCACGCGCATCGGCCGGCACTCCATGATCGGAGGCGGTTCGCGCATCCCGCAGGACGTCGCGCCGTTCGTGAAGGCGGCGGGCAGCCCGCCGCGAAACGCCGGGATCAACTCGATCGGGCTCGAGCGCCGCGGCGTTCCCGCGCCGACGCGCGCGGCGCTGGAGGGCGCCTACCGGGTCTTCTTCCGCGACGGCCTCACCGCCGCGCGCGCCGTCGGGGAAATTCGCGCGCGCTGGCCGGGCATCCCGGAGGTCGAGCACTTCGCGCGCTTCTGCGAAACCTCGGTGCGCGGCATCTCGCGCTGA
- a CDS encoding Gfo/Idh/MocA family oxidoreductase, whose product MQPVRCGVWGVGVWGEKHARVYAAIAEAELAGVYDRSAERARAVAKEYGTRAFDSPEALLRECEAVSVATPTITHREAAEAALAGGCHVLVEKPMAATVTECDALIAAAARANRVLQVGQVERFNPALMAARPFLRTPKFIEGHRMAAFQPRSLDIDVVGDLMIHDIDAVLHLTGRSPSQVSAVGVAVLSSTEDIANARLEFDDGCVANLTASRVSVERLRRLRFFQDDAYVSVDLFEKSGEAFVIRDPGSFRPGQVNPLSLLAGIQRTKLEVGGGEPLTLELQAFLRSLRGEGEGAAPARAGREALRVAEEVREAMRRRALQWAER is encoded by the coding sequence GTGCAGCCGGTGCGTTGCGGTGTGTGGGGGGTCGGCGTCTGGGGGGAGAAGCACGCCCGCGTCTACGCCGCGATCGCCGAGGCCGAGCTCGCCGGCGTCTACGACCGCTCGGCCGAACGCGCACGGGCGGTCGCGAAGGAGTACGGCACGCGCGCGTTCGACTCGCCGGAGGCGCTGCTGCGCGAGTGCGAGGCGGTTTCCGTCGCGACCCCGACGATCACCCACCGCGAGGCGGCGGAAGCGGCGCTCGCGGGCGGCTGTCACGTGCTGGTCGAAAAGCCGATGGCCGCGACGGTCACCGAGTGCGACGCGCTGATCGCCGCGGCGGCGCGTGCGAACCGGGTGCTGCAGGTCGGGCAGGTGGAACGATTCAACCCGGCGCTGATGGCGGCGCGCCCGTTCCTGCGGACTCCGAAGTTCATCGAGGGGCACCGCATGGCGGCGTTCCAGCCGCGCTCGCTCGACATCGACGTCGTGGGCGATCTCATGATCCACGACATCGACGCGGTCCTTCACCTGACCGGCCGGTCGCCGTCGCAGGTCTCGGCCGTCGGGGTGGCCGTGCTGTCGAGCACCGAGGACATCGCCAACGCCCGGCTCGAGTTCGACGACGGCTGCGTCGCCAACCTGACCGCCAGCCGCGTGTCGGTCGAACGGCTGCGGCGCCTGCGCTTCTTCCAGGACGACGCGTACGTGTCGGTGGACCTGTTCGAGAAGTCGGGAGAGGCGTTCGTCATCCGCGATCCCGGTTCGTTCCGGCCCGGGCAGGTGAACCCGCTGTCGCTGCTCGCCGGCATCCAGCGCACGAAGCTGGAGGTCGGCGGTGGCGAGCCGCTGACGCTCGAGCTGCAGGCGTTCCTTCGCTCGCTGCGCGGCGAGGGTGAAGGCGCGGCGCCGGCGCGGGCGGGACGCGAGGCGCTGCGCGTGGCGGAGGAGGTGCGCGAGGCCATGCGGCGCCGGGCGCTGCAGTGGGCGGAGCGCTGA
- the lpxB gene encoding lipid-A-disaccharide synthase: MGGALSVPGAREARRLLIVAGEASGDHHAANLLRALGAPGRFEARGVAGPQLRAAGAQAIVRQEELAVIGFSGILAKLPALLGARARLLGECARWRPDAAVLVDYPGFNLRLGPQLRARGVPVFYYVAPQVWAWHPERAAQMAAWVNRLAVVFPFEEPLFREAGVPTTFVGHPLLDDLAPEVDADTLRRELGAPPHARLVGLLPGSRAGEIAQHAATLVEAGLRVRQRHADAFPVVALADGASLDVLPAALRGALPAVRGRTRAVQAHAACCAVASGTATLETALFGTPLLVVYRVGWLNWQIARRLVTLPHIGLPNIVAGASVAPELLQDAFTPGAVAEVLGGWLADPRALGARRAALAGLRDRLGGPGASARAAAALAEMLA; this comes from the coding sequence GTGGGCGGAGCGCTGAGCGTTCCCGGCGCGCGGGAGGCGCGTCGCCTGCTGATCGTGGCCGGCGAGGCGTCCGGGGACCACCATGCGGCGAACCTGCTGCGGGCGCTCGGCGCCCCCGGTCGCTTCGAGGCGCGGGGCGTCGCCGGCCCGCAGCTGCGCGCCGCGGGCGCGCAGGCCATCGTGCGGCAGGAGGAGCTGGCGGTGATCGGCTTCAGCGGAATCCTGGCCAAGTTGCCGGCGCTGCTCGGCGCGCGCGCCAGGCTGCTCGGCGAATGCGCGCGCTGGCGGCCCGACGCGGCCGTACTGGTGGACTATCCCGGCTTCAACCTGCGGCTCGGGCCGCAGCTGCGCGCGCGCGGCGTGCCGGTCTTCTACTACGTCGCGCCGCAGGTCTGGGCGTGGCATCCCGAGCGGGCGGCGCAGATGGCGGCGTGGGTGAACCGTCTCGCCGTCGTCTTTCCGTTCGAGGAGCCGCTCTTCCGGGAGGCCGGGGTGCCGACCACCTTCGTCGGCCACCCGCTTCTCGACGATCTCGCGCCCGAGGTGGACGCGGACACGCTGCGCCGCGAGCTCGGTGCCCCGCCGCACGCGCGCCTCGTGGGCCTGCTGCCGGGCAGCCGGGCCGGCGAGATCGCGCAGCACGCGGCGACGCTGGTCGAGGCCGGCCTGCGCGTGCGCCAGCGTCACGCGGACGCCTTCCCGGTCGTCGCCCTCGCCGACGGCGCCTCGCTCGACGTCCTGCCGGCCGCGCTGCGCGGCGCGCTGCCGGCGGTGCGCGGGCGCACGAGGGCGGTGCAGGCGCACGCGGCGTGCTGCGCCGTCGCCTCGGGCACCGCGACGCTCGAGACGGCGCTGTTCGGGACTCCGCTGCTCGTCGTCTACCGGGTCGGCTGGCTCAACTGGCAGATCGCTCGCCGGCTGGTGACGCTGCCGCACATCGGCCTGCCGAACATCGTCGCGGGCGCTTCGGTGGCGCCGGAGCTGCTCCAGGACGCCTTCACGCCCGGGGCCGTCGCGGAGGTGCTCGGCGGCTGGCTCGCCGATCCGCGGGCGCTCGGCGCCCGTCGCGCCGCGCTCGCGGGGCTGCGCGACCGTCTCGGCGGGCCCGGAGCTTCGGCGCGCGCGGCCGCGGCGCTCGCGGAGATGCTGGCGTGA
- a CDS encoding lysophospholipid acyltransferase family protein: MNAVRQPWWIGVAATLGAAALWLLARTWRIEERNAPEFEEAKRSHEPVIYALWHARQLPLVYVHRGRGTVVLVSQSRDGELISRILAAFGSQTARGSSTRGGDTAVRELLAAAAAGHCLAITPDGPRGPAGRAKPGLLQVAARSGLRVVPLASAARRSWVLRSWDRFRIPQPFARVCVAHAAPMAITAADDAGTLERERARVERAMDELTAEVMRRAGESG; encoded by the coding sequence GTGAACGCGGTCCGCCAGCCGTGGTGGATCGGCGTGGCCGCGACGCTCGGCGCCGCGGCGCTGTGGCTGCTCGCGCGCACCTGGCGGATCGAGGAACGCAACGCCCCCGAGTTCGAGGAGGCGAAGCGCAGCCACGAGCCCGTGATCTACGCCTTGTGGCACGCCCGCCAGCTGCCGCTCGTGTATGTGCATCGCGGCCGGGGCACGGTGGTGCTGGTGAGTCAGTCGCGGGACGGCGAGCTGATTTCGCGGATCCTGGCCGCCTTCGGCTCGCAGACGGCGCGCGGCTCGAGCACGCGCGGAGGCGATACGGCCGTCCGCGAACTGCTCGCTGCGGCGGCGGCCGGACACTGTCTCGCGATCACACCGGACGGGCCGCGCGGGCCCGCCGGGCGGGCGAAGCCGGGGTTGCTCCAGGTCGCCGCACGGTCCGGCCTGCGCGTCGTGCCGCTCGCATCGGCGGCGCGCCGCTCGTGGGTGCTGCGCTCGTGGGACCGCTTCCGGATCCCGCAGCCGTTCGCGCGAGTGTGCGTCGCGCACGCGGCGCCGATGGCGATCACGGCCGCGGACGACGCCGGAACCCTCGAACGCGAGCGCGCCCGGGTCGAGCGCGCGATGGACGAGCTCACGGCCGAGGTGATGCGCCGCGCGGGGGAGTCGGGGTGA
- the lpxK gene encoding tetraacyldisaccharide 4'-kinase codes for MSGLPARMAAGLFALAWEARRGIYARGWREPGRVPARVASIGNLAVGGAGKTTLTLHLAARARERGVDAAIVCRRYRPGPQGEGDEERLFRAAAGPARCFAGTDKRALAGAAAAAGARLVLVDDGFQHWPLARDADLVLLDRTDLFGGGALLPAGRLREPLRALQRASALVVTRLAAGEDPAPLLEAVRPYAPAAALAAARHAVVGVRGPGGTLESARGAAHVVTATGNPAAVVASAREAGFSPVTSSVYPDHHWFTAREAAREVTRARGATLLVTAKDVVRWPADVGAARPHVLEIAWEWICGAEAVEAQVFGSGRP; via the coding sequence ATGAGCGGCCTTCCGGCCCGTATGGCCGCCGGACTCTTCGCGCTGGCGTGGGAGGCGCGGCGCGGGATCTACGCGCGCGGCTGGCGGGAGCCCGGGCGCGTTCCGGCCCGCGTCGCCAGCATCGGGAACCTGGCGGTGGGCGGCGCGGGCAAGACGACGCTCACGCTGCACCTGGCCGCGCGCGCGCGCGAGCGCGGAGTGGATGCGGCCATCGTCTGCCGGCGCTACCGCCCGGGACCTCAGGGCGAGGGCGACGAGGAGCGGCTCTTCCGCGCGGCCGCCGGCCCGGCACGCTGCTTCGCCGGCACGGACAAACGCGCCCTGGCCGGCGCCGCCGCGGCCGCGGGCGCGCGCCTCGTGCTCGTGGACGACGGATTCCAGCACTGGCCGCTCGCGCGCGACGCGGACCTCGTCCTGCTGGATCGCACGGATCTGTTCGGCGGAGGGGCGTTGCTGCCCGCCGGCCGGTTGCGCGAACCGTTGCGCGCGCTGCAGCGGGCGAGCGCGCTGGTCGTCACGCGCCTCGCGGCCGGGGAGGACCCCGCGCCGCTGCTCGAGGCGGTGCGCCCTTACGCGCCGGCGGCGGCGCTCGCGGCGGCCCGGCATGCCGTCGTCGGCGTGCGCGGGCCCGGCGGCACCCTCGAATCGGCGCGCGGCGCCGCGCACGTCGTGACCGCGACCGGAAATCCCGCGGCGGTCGTGGCGAGCGCGCGCGAAGCGGGCTTCTCGCCGGTCACCTCGTCGGTCTATCCGGATCATCACTGGTTCACCGCCCGCGAGGCCGCCCGCGAGGTCACGCGCGCGAGAGGCGCGACGCTCCTCGTCACCGCCAAGGATGTCGTACGCTGGCCGGCGGACGTGGGCGCGGCCCGCCCGCACGTGCTCGAGATCGCCTGGGAATGGATCTGCGGAGCGGAGGCGGTCGAGGCGCAGGTGTTCGGGTCCGGGCGACCCTGA